The bacterium region ACACGAAGGGGCGGATCTCCACCGTTCCATCGCCTTCTAGAATGGGACAGCCCTTTGCTAATTCCAACGCCTGGTCCATGTCGTTAGCTTCGACCAACATATAACCCTGAATGGAATCCTTGACCTCGACGTAAGGACCGTCGGTAACGGCTTTCATCTTGCCACGGACAACCTTTCCGGTTGCATCCAATCGCTCTCCGAGCTGCTTGATATGGCCGCTCTTTTCCAGCGTCTCTTTCCAGGCCATCCACTTCTTCATGGTCTGTTGCATCTGTTCAGCGGACATAGACTTATAAGATGCCGGATTGCTCCGGAATAAATACATAAACTTCGACATTTTATTTCTCCTTTTCTCCTTTATTTGATTTTAAGCGCCAATTCAGCTTGGTGCCTCTTTTAAACAGTCCACGCTCCAGCCACCTGTCTGGTGGCGGCGTTGAAGCGGTTCCATACGTTAATGTTAGCGATCGCGATGACCAGAGACGCTAGCGCGCGTTCATCGTAATACCGGGCGGCCTCTTCCCAGATCTCATCGGGTACCGGGTCCGAGCGATCGCTGAGTCGCGTGACGCACTCAGTGAGTGCAAGCGCTGCGCGTTCGGCATCGGTGAAGTAGGGGGCATCGCGCCAGGCCGCCACAGAGAAGACGCGCTCGTCTGTTTCGCCTGCCTTTTTGAGATCGTGAGAGTGCATGTCAACGCAGACGCTGCAACCATTGATTTGACTTGCTCGCAATTCGACATGGGTGAGCGTCCGCGACGGCACGCCTCCCTTTTCCGCTGATGCTTTCAGGGCATGTAGTGCCCGCATGGCGTCAGGAACGATCATTGCGATGTTTTTTATTCGTGCTTGCATAACTTACTCTCCTTTTTCTCTTTTTTTCAGACCGGAATTTCGGACCTTCCTATAAAATGACGAACGAGAAAGCCGAAACCGGACAGTATAATTTGTGGAGCGATTCTCACTGCCTACTTTATGAATGTCTACAGTAGGTGACGATTTTTGACATACTATGCGAACTTTGTTTACAGTAGACAAAACCAACGTCCCTGCCCACAAAAAGGTCTTCGTGAGACTGAAAATGTAGTTTTTGTCAACAAGATATGCGTTCGAAGAATAGATCATGTATTTCTTAGGATGTCCTTAGGAATCAGTACCTTAAGTGCGATCGTGATTCCTTGGCATAGTTTTTGACTACTAAGATTGCCAAAGGAGCGGAGTGTTGTTAGTGAAAGGACTTCCAGCGAACGCCTTATCTCCAAGTGTGAGAATTCCACTAACACTTCTTTCGCACTAAGTTTTCGCGGATAGATACTCGAACCTTTCCGCTCCCTCAGCCGCATCACAGAGTTAAAGAGGACTGAAAATGATGAACAAAAAATGCCTCGCAATTTCGCTTTTTATTACAACGTTGCTTTTTACTCAGCTGATTGTCTCCGTCGCGGACGCCCAAACGTGTTTTGTTTATTCGGACACCCAGAACGCGTTGGTACCGCTGCAATGTGTTCAGAAAAACGATTTAACAACGTCATGTTCATGGCCTACGGACTGTACTACAGTTCCTGCGTCATCGAATCAGACGATTCTACAGATGCATACTATTTGGCATCAGTGTTTCGGCAATGTTGGGGGCTCGAATCCCCCTGTTGGTAGAAGTGCTCGGTGGTATGCGTTTCATCGTCAGTTCGAGCATGATTTCAATCAATGGCGTCGAACGATCAATTTTCCTCCAATCGAATCGTTGGATTGGTGCCCCAACATGAACTTACCTGTAGGCACTGGTCCCCAGCTTGCCCCGGGGGCTCATCCTGCCGGATGCGGTACCGGCACTCCGCGGCCCGATGACAGAAGTTGTCCAGCGTGCATTGCTTTTCCACAATGTCTTTTTCTTGCCGGAGCAGGACCAATCGATTGCCCCTCAGCGCCCAGTCCAAACTGCCAAACACCGGATGGGTCGATCAGTTTTCCCGGTAGGAATTCGCTTGATCAATTTCCGAATGTAGATGAAGTAAGCAAAATTCTCGATGGTCAGTTTCACGGGAGCATGCATGGTGCAGTGGCTCTTGCAGACCGTCAATCAACTTGTAACCCTAACAGTCCGACCGCTACCACTTGTTACAATCTGGATGCACGAAACCCGAATTGTTCGCCGCGAGACCCGATGTTTTGGCGTCTTCACAAAGCTCTGGATGATGTTGTACGGGCCTGGCAGGATTCCAAAGCTGTTGATGTTGTGCTGGTTATCGACCGTTCCGGCAGTATGTCAGATCCTGATTCCAGTGGTTCGACCAAGTTTCAAGCAGCTCTTAGCGCAGTCGACAATTTTGCGGACCTTCTTGAAAACTCACGGCCGGATGGTCAGCAAAACCGGATTGGTCTTGTGTCCTATTCCGATTCGGCTGCCATCAACATGCCGTTAACAGTGGCGGATGCAAATTTACGCGCTCCAGGTGGACCACTCCAAAACGCGCTAGCGAGTCTTTCTGCAAGTGGACCAGGTGGCTGTACCGGTATCGGCGCAGGTCTTCAGAAAGCTCTGGAAATGCTTTGTCCGCCTGGAAACTGTCAGGGTTTTTCTAGTACGGGAGACCGCAAAGCAATCCTTCTTCTAACCGATGGAATGGAAAACCGGCCACCCTGTCTGAGTCCCAGTGGTTCAACTCCCAATCCATTCTGCGGTACGCAATGCTTTGGCGCGCCCTTCGATTTCAATGTCATGGAATTTACGCAAGTGGTTGCCGTTGGTTTCGGAAATTCAAGTTCACTGAATGGTGATCTCTTAACCTTGATTGCTGAACGTCAGGGCGGGATTTATATGCAAAATCCAAACGGCCCCACGAATGATTTAAAAAACTTTTTCACTAAAGCTTTTGGCAAATTGACGGATGAATTCTTGCTGGTTGATCCGGAGGGTGTTATGTCTACGACCGAAGCAGCTTCTGATCCGGTTGAATACAATTCTTGTTTTGATTCGAAGCTGACATTCGCTTCCGGGTGGCAGAAACCAATCGCCGCGGGACAATTGCGTCTCATGGTTAATGCGCCTAACGGTGATCTAGTACCGCGTAACGCGCAACGTGTGGAGAATTCAAGCTCCTCCAGTTGGGAGTTTGACCGCATCACTTTGCCGTTTCGCGGGACGACGGGTGGGTTGTGGCGGGCTCAGCTCATCCGTCCCCATCGCAACTTTGTCAATGGATTCGCTCCTGATTCTTTGGCGGATACAGCCGCCGGAGTAACCGTTGTGCGACGTGAGATTCAGCGCTTATGCCCGGACGGTTGCAAGACTGTTTTGTATTTTGAATCAAAGCGACGTGGACCTCACTCTGTGTACGAACAAGCGTTGAAAGAAGAACGTGCAGCCGGTCTGATTGCTGCTGTTGAAACCACAACCGAATCAAACCGATTCAGTCAGGCAATCAATTCACAAACCTGGGATCTGATTGTCTATGCGCGGATGAGTTCCGATGGCGCCGAACCTTATGACCAGAGGTTCGCAAATTTGCTTTGCGAAGGACAGCGAGCAATCATCACAGAAACACGTCCCGAAGGACTGGCAATTTTGAGATGTGCAGGCGCGTTGCGCGATGAAAGAAAGAACTTCGATAGCATTCAAGGAGACGCAAAACTTTTTTCCGGATCACTCAAAATTAAGAATCCGGGTCATCCGGTCGCCAGCTATGGGTTGCGTCCCACTTCCGCTCAGAGTCTACCTGAGGCATTTGCGGAGAATAACCAGACAACTTCGATCCTCGCGCGTGCCGAGGGAGGCAAAGAAGTGCTGTGGCACATCAATGTTCTTGGAAGAGGTCTTTCTAAGCTTGACGTACATCATCGGTCCCTTAATCAAGGCACGGGAGACGAGTTAATCGCCACCGTTCGCATTCTGCCGTCTTATCTGCCCGCAGGTGGATTTGATCAAGTGGATGCGAGTGTTGAAGTTGAATATCCCAAAACTGGTCTTGGTACGTTGGTAGCAAAAGACCGGGAGAGCAAAGGGCGTGAGGTGCGAGGCGAGGTTCTTGACCAACGCACTGATGCGATGTCTAAGTTCGTCATTCCAACCGGAAAGGCTACTTTTCCGCTTTATGATGATGGCACACACGGTGATCTCTATCCGGACAACGCTTACTGGACAGGCACCTTGAGCGGCCTGGGTGCAATCGATGGCGCTTACAAGTTGCGTTACATTTTTGATTTTACAAAAAATGGTTGCACAACCCATCGCGAAATCGTTCATACGACAAATGTAGATGTGCGGGTGGATCCAAAATCAAGCGGGTTTACTCTGGTCGATCAGACTTCGATCACAGGTGGCGGGACGAGAACCGTTGTTCGTTTCAACCCTGCGGATCGCTACGGAAACGTCTTGGGGCCCGGTGCGATTAGTACAGTCATTTGTAAGCCGGAAAAAGTATGTCGTCTTTCAAAAGACGGAATCATCGATCACGGCAACGGTTCGTACACAATAACAGTTGATTCGGGTCCAAGAGTTGCGGGACTGCAGCTCATCGTTGCGGGAGCAACGTTCGATATTGCGCTACCATGCTTGCAATGCCCTCCATTGAAGGAACTCAAACTTTTAAGCAAACGCAATCTGGAACATTCCTTTACGAAAGCGTCGATTCGCTTGAACTCGCCGGCGCCCGCCGGTGGGGCGGAGATTTTCTTGTCGAGCAGTAATCCGGCGGCTGCAACCGTGCCGGCCAGTGTCGTGGTTCCAGAAGGCAAAAGTGAAGCGCAATTTGAGGTGATGATGCATCATGCGCACAGCGGGCCGGCTCCAGTGACAATTTCAGCGAAGTATGGATCCGCCAACGCCGTCGATCAAATAACAGTTCTCCCGGTCGGAAGCACCGCTGTCAGGTCCGATGAACCTCCCGCGATTCCTGTGCAACCGCATGACTACCATGAATAGTCGTTCCGCCGACTGAATACAAAGGAGGTATTAAAGATGGCAAATCCAAGTTTTTATTTTACGTTGTTTAAGAAATTTCAAGTATTAAATCACGTCCCGAGCGGCACGGTCCACGCTGCCGCCGCACCATCCGGTGGATTTGGTTTGAACGATCCAGGAGCAGCGAACTCCGTTTTCGGACAATCGAACCGCGGAAGTCTGCTTGGCGCCAGCACCACACCTGCTGATAGCCCGCTTTGGGCCGTGTTGAATTCGCGTGCAGCAGGGAACGCAGGCTTCGCGCCGGTTAACGTTGGTGGCGTCAACTGGCCCACAATGCCTCCAGGTACTCCTCTCGCGTGGCAAGAGTTTCAAATCAATGCGCCTGCTCCGAAATTGGTGGATACATTCGCGAGCTGGATAACGGCCGGAAAAATCAGAGATATCCCGAATGGCGTAATCGGTTCGATGCCGGCCGGTTTTGCGGGACCGGATGCCGGAGTCGTATTGTTCGTATGCAGCATGCCCGGTGATCAAGGAGTCAGGCCCGGCGTGCCAAGTAATTACTGGGCAACTTCACTTATTTTCTTAGTGGATCCTGCCACAGGTAATACCGTGAATCCACCCACTCTCAATGCTGGTAGTGAATATTATGTCGCTGCCATTATTGGAAATCGTGGCAACACAAATGCAGGCCGGTTTATCAATCATCCACCCGCGTTGCAAGCAGCGGCAAGCGTTATGGTTTGGAACACTCTGGTTAGTCCGGGAGTGCAGCTTCCCTCTTTATCGAATCTTGATCTGAATGATACCAACGGGATCTACGAACAGTATTTCTTGAGGTCAGGTCGGTATGACGTCGTGGGTTTCCGGATGAATGTCCAAACGACCTTTAATGGGATTGTTGCTGCGCTTAACGATGCGGTTTCGAATGGTTTGAATTTGGGTGGGCTCACTCCAGAACAATGGGTCCATGGTCAGTCCGCGCATCTCTGTGTAAAAGTAGTGGTGCGTGAACAGGGAACCAGCTTTCCCAATTTCGGTGATACACCGGATCAGGATAGACGCCTTGCACAGAAAAACCTGGCGCCGTTCGAGATCAACTTAACATCGACTGATCCAACGCCGAACATTATCTGGAAGAACTTCATAGTGGGTCAACCTCTCTTTTTCAGACTCCCCGATGCGGGGCGCAACACTCTCATTCTGGAAACGAAATTGCAACGCGAGGCATTCCAATTGTATTTTGCGATTCCTAAAGAAAACTTTGAACGCTTTTTCCGAAAAGGTGAAAGCAAATTGAAAGGTTTTAAGCAAGTGCCTTACACACAACTGGCTGAAGGAAAGCTGGGAGAACGGGCAAGGCCTTTTCCGGAAGAAGCTGTGATTTTGCAATCCAATAAGGGCGAAAACGGGTTAGAGATTCCGCCTTTAGACGATGGACAGTTTCTGGCTATGTCGCTCGGCATCGAATATAACGCCAAGAAATTAAAGCCCGGACCGATCGGTGAAATTACAGTTGTCCATAAAACACTGATTCCGAAACTCATTCCGGGAACAAGATGTTTCGAAATTGAGCAGATGGTCGCAGGCGGATTCACATTTATCGTGACCGCTACAGATCATCGTTTGGGCCCAAAAGGAGAGAAGTATAAGATTCCTGACTTTTAGAACGTGCGACTATGTTTTACCAAAAGGGATGAATGGATCAAAGGAGGCGTACCATGTTCAACCGATTATCCTCTGCTTTTAGATACTTGCTGTACAGATTTTTGTTTTTTTCCGGCTTTCTGCTTTTTGTTTTTACAGCAAATGGATGTCCCAAGAAAGTACCGCCTGTGTTGCAAGGTAAAGGCGGTCAAACTCATGGGTTCGTGTATGCTCTGGTGGAAACGCAAGCCAAGGTGAGGCAAATCTTCTTGCCCGGCATATCGGTTTACCTTAAGAACACCGTAAGTTCTGCCCTGACATCGAAGGTCGTCACGGACTTAAATGGTCGCTTTGTTTTATCTCACCAACCTGCGGGGCGTTACCAGCTATGTTGGGAAGGGGACGGGTTTGTCCCGGATTGCAACCCGACTACATTCGATATTGTCAACACAAATGTTTACCCCTTGCCGGTAAGAATTGTTCCTGAAGGTGGTTTCATTTCAGGACGCGTCACCCTGGCTGATGGAACTCCTTGTCGTTCCATTGATCCATTTTTTGGCGTAAATATCGCCACCACCGTTTCACTCCTTGATAGCGCGAATACAGAGGTTACCGCTCCGGTTCTGGCCAACATCTTTGGTGATTATTTGATTACCAGAGTTCCTGGTGGCTCATTTCGGATTCACGCAAACTGCGAAGCCTCTACTGCTGAAAAAACCATATCAACGGGACAGAGTAATATTGTAGATCTGACATTCCGGAATTTTAGTCCCGGCGTTTCCACTGTCGTTGCCACTCTGGCGGGACAGGGAGTTCGACTGGTTCCCGCTGGAACCACCGTGCGTGTTACTGCAACCGCTCAGGATAGAAATGGTGACCAGCTTCATTATAAATGGGGCACTGACGTTCCCGGCTTTACTTCTCAAGATTCTCCTACCGTGGACTGGAAGCTTCCGAACGGTAGGGGATTGCACACGCTTTACGTTCAGGTCTCCGATGGCAAGGGAGGATATCGTACTCGCAAAGTTTCTCTCTCCACCGATAAGGGAATCGTTTTCTCAGGAACCGTGCAAGGAAGCGATGGACCACTCATTGACGGCGCCAGCATAAGCGTTGGTGGGCAGACCACAAAAACAAATGCGGATGGTTATTTCGTAGTAGTACTTCCACAGGAAAGCTCGCGCTATGTTTTGAACATTGAAAAACAAGGATATGCCAGCTTGTCCAAAGTCTTCTACGAAAAAGCAATCGGTGGAAGATATCTCATGAACAAAGCTTTCCAATCATCGATAGATCCACGGCAACCAATCGATGTTCGAGAGAAACCGGTGAGAAGGGAGTTTGGATCTCGAGTCAGGATTCCTGCCAATTCGATTGTTGATTCCAACGGCAATCCTGCAACCTCACCGTTAGAGTTGTATTTGCACACGTTTGATCTTCGAGATCCTCAAAATCCGTTTCCCGGGGATTACACCGGCCAAGACTCTTCGAATAGATTGTCACTATGGTTAGTTTTGGCGCTGTAGATATCAATCTGATGGATGCCAACGGTAAACATTATGGATTGGCATCCGGCAAAAAAGCAATTGTCAGTATCCCGGTGGACTCCGGGCAAATGGCAGCTACTCCAGGTCCTCCACAAACTATTCCGCTCTGGTGGTACGACTCTAAAACAGGAGTGTGGGTGGAGGAAGGGAAGGCTAAGCTCACAGGTAATTTCTACGAAGGAGAAGTTACACATTTCTCCACGCTAAATGTCGATGTTGCCTTTACCGATGCTGCATGTATGAGGCTTATCATCGATGAGAATCGGCTCACGTTGCCTGTAAACCTTCGTGTCACCGTTCCTACTGGCAATGGCCTGGACAAAGTCAAAACTGTAACCCTGAATGATACGCTCAGCGCAATCACACGTCTTCCTGCGAATACACCCATTAAGTTAAATGTTTTGGATTCATCGCAGAACGTCATCGCCTTAGGCGAGCAAACAGTCAATTCGGGCGCAGGGATTCCTGGAACGGCTGACCCCTCACCCCCCTATCCTTACTCTGTCTGTAACTCTGAAGCGACGCTGACAATGGGCGTACCGCAGAATCCACCGTTTGCTCCACCTGCCGGCGAATTCCATTTTATGGTGCGTGAAGGAATTGACGACGCAACCAGTGCCGCCGCTTACTATAACGCTATTGATCCAACAAACGGGAAGACCACTTTCAGTTCCTGGAAGGGAGCGAACTCACTCGCAAATGATCCGGATGCGAATAATAACGGCAACAACTTTGATGACGATT contains the following coding sequences:
- a CDS encoding YciI family protein, which produces MSKFMYLFRSNPASYKSMSAEQMQQTMKKWMAWKETLEKSGHIKQLGERLDATGKVVRGKMKAVTDGPYVEVKDSIQGYMLVEANDMDQALELAKGCPILEGDGTVEIRPFVSM
- a CDS encoding carboxymuconolactone decarboxylase family protein, which codes for MQARIKNIAMIVPDAMRALHALKASAEKGGVPSRTLTHVELRASQINGCSVCVDMHSHDLKKAGETDERVFSVAAWRDAPYFTDAERAALALTECVTRLSDRSDPVPDEIWEEAARYYDERALASLVIAIANINVWNRFNAATRQVAGAWTV
- a CDS encoding VWA domain-containing protein encodes the protein MNLPVGTGPQLAPGAHPAGCGTGTPRPDDRSCPACIAFPQCLFLAGAGPIDCPSAPSPNCQTPDGSISFPGRNSLDQFPNVDEVSKILDGQFHGSMHGAVALADRQSTCNPNSPTATTCYNLDARNPNCSPRDPMFWRLHKALDDVVRAWQDSKAVDVVLVIDRSGSMSDPDSSGSTKFQAALSAVDNFADLLENSRPDGQQNRIGLVSYSDSAAINMPLTVADANLRAPGGPLQNALASLSASGPGGCTGIGAGLQKALEMLCPPGNCQGFSSTGDRKAILLLTDGMENRPPCLSPSGSTPNPFCGTQCFGAPFDFNVMEFTQVVAVGFGNSSSLNGDLLTLIAERQGGIYMQNPNGPTNDLKNFFTKAFGKLTDEFLLVDPEGVMSTTEAASDPVEYNSCFDSKLTFASGWQKPIAAGQLRLMVNAPNGDLVPRNAQRVENSSSSSWEFDRITLPFRGTTGGLWRAQLIRPHRNFVNGFAPDSLADTAAGVTVVRREIQRLCPDGCKTVLYFESKRRGPHSVYEQALKEERAAGLIAAVETTTESNRFSQAINSQTWDLIVYARMSSDGAEPYDQRFANLLCEGQRAIITETRPEGLAILRCAGALRDERKNFDSIQGDAKLFSGSLKIKNPGHPVASYGLRPTSAQSLPEAFAENNQTTSILARAEGGKEVLWHINVLGRGLSKLDVHHRSLNQGTGDELIATVRILPSYLPAGGFDQVDASVEVEYPKTGLGTLVAKDRESKGREVRGEVLDQRTDAMSKFVIPTGKATFPLYDDGTHGDLYPDNAYWTGTLSGLGAIDGAYKLRYIFDFTKNGCTTHREIVHTTNVDVRVDPKSSGFTLVDQTSITGGGTRTVVRFNPADRYGNVLGPGAISTVICKPEKVCRLSKDGIIDHGNGSYTITVDSGPRVAGLQLIVAGATFDIALPCLQCPPLKELKLLSKRNLEHSFTKASIRLNSPAPAGGAEIFLSSSNPAAATVPASVVVPEGKSEAQFEVMMHHAHSGPAPVTISAKYGSANAVDQITVLPVGSTAVRSDEPPAIPVQPHDYHE